One Chordicoccus furentiruminis DNA window includes the following coding sequences:
- a CDS encoding FKBP-type peptidyl-prolyl cis-trans isomerase encodes MKYQLFIPVLLTAAVLTGCGSQTNGTSGAVSSASKSTASPVSASSAASSASGASSGTLSGGADSTYTDSELESTLSTDLEVLSGDAAVTESGGSIAEEYPDDDTASTEAAPGNNADKAPTVDAEPAAGKYDSFIQLADYKNLSVEAPDDTVIADGMTVNIDYTGKLNGKPFDGGSDTGFDLVIGSGSFVKGFEDQLIGHKKGDSFTIDIKFPSDYEETSLAGQTAQFDVKINRVYSSMTPDLAVSGVVDGSKVLQYPKKMEDEWKDSFLTQFRLYSTDSTSDASALLKENGYDEAGFMDLIHTSLKQDLVYQAILDREGITKDSDEYKKMTETVLKGLGFSSASDAAASGVTEQELRLNTEEKLVESIVVRYEKK; translated from the coding sequence ATGAAATACCAGCTTTTCATCCCTGTTCTGCTGACGGCGGCCGTGCTCACCGGCTGCGGAAGCCAGACGAACGGCACCTCCGGCGCCGTCTCTTCCGCGTCAAAGTCAACGGCCTCTCCGGTCAGCGCCTCCTCCGCGGCGTCATCCGCCTCCGGAGCCTCTTCAGGCACTCTGTCCGGCGGAGCGGACAGCACGTACACCGATTCCGAGCTGGAGAGCACGCTGAGCACTGATCTCGAGGTTCTCTCCGGAGACGCCGCGGTCACCGAGAGCGGCGGGAGCATCGCCGAGGAATACCCGGACGATGATACCGCTTCCACCGAAGCCGCGCCGGGAAACAACGCCGACAAGGCGCCCACCGTCGACGCCGAGCCTGCCGCGGGCAAGTATGACAGCTTCATTCAGCTGGCGGACTACAAAAACCTCTCCGTCGAGGCACCGGATGACACCGTCATCGCGGACGGAATGACCGTGAACATCGATTATACCGGGAAGCTGAACGGCAAGCCCTTCGACGGCGGTTCGGACACCGGCTTCGATCTGGTCATCGGTTCCGGTTCCTTCGTGAAAGGATTCGAGGATCAGCTGATCGGGCACAAAAAGGGCGACAGCTTCACCATCGACATCAAGTTCCCCTCTGACTATGAGGAAACGTCTCTGGCCGGCCAGACCGCCCAGTTCGACGTCAAGATCAACCGCGTCTACTCCTCGATGACGCCGGATCTCGCGGTCAGCGGTGTCGTGGACGGCTCGAAGGTACTCCAGTACCCGAAGAAGATGGAGGACGAGTGGAAGGACTCCTTCCTTACGCAGTTCAGGCTCTACTCCACCGACTCCACGAGCGACGCCTCCGCGCTTCTCAAGGAGAACGGCTACGACGAGGCCGGCTTCATGGATCTCATCCACACCAGTCTGAAGCAGGATCTGGTCTATCAGGCGATCCTTGACAGGGAAGGCATCACGAAGGACAGCGACGAGTACAAGAAGATGACCGAAACCGTCCTGAAGGGGCTCGGCTTCAGCAGCGCCTCCGACGCGGCCGCTTCCGGCGTCACGGAGCAGGAACTCCGGCTGAATACCGAGGAGAAGCTGGTCGAATCCATCGTGGTCCGTTACGAGAAGAAATAA
- a CDS encoding DMT family transporter: MSRTNRAGKETAHVLLLVAAALIWGFAFVSQSIGASFVGACTFQAFRSWIAVAALLPVLAAAERIRLRKGMPSALPKGREQTKRFLAGGLLCGVALFLASTTQQYGIGMTTTAKAGFITAMYVVLVPVISLFLGSVPSGRIWFCVALGVLGLYFLCIRPGSAGGFGRGDLILLLCAFLFSAQILLVNHYVQFIDGIWLCWMQMLATAVLATAAMLLFEHPAAPALRAALPSLLYAGVMSSGVAYTFQMIGEEGLDPTVASLAMCLESVFSALGGWLILGQTLNGRETAGCILMFAAIVLSQLRLPAVTRRERRA, encoded by the coding sequence ATGAGCCGGACGAACCGGGCGGGGAAGGAAACCGCGCATGTGCTGCTTCTCGTGGCGGCGGCGCTGATCTGGGGCTTCGCCTTCGTTTCCCAGAGCATCGGTGCGTCCTTCGTTGGCGCGTGCACGTTTCAGGCATTCCGCAGCTGGATCGCGGTCGCGGCGCTTCTGCCGGTTCTGGCCGCCGCGGAACGGATCCGTCTCCGGAAGGGGATGCCTTCCGCGCTGCCGAAGGGCAGAGAGCAGACAAAACGCTTTCTTGCGGGCGGTCTGCTCTGCGGCGTGGCGCTTTTCCTCGCGTCCACGACCCAGCAGTACGGAATCGGGATGACGACGACGGCCAAGGCCGGCTTCATCACGGCAATGTACGTCGTGCTGGTGCCGGTGATCTCACTGTTTCTCGGCTCCGTTCCTTCCGGCAGGATCTGGTTCTGCGTGGCGCTGGGCGTTCTCGGTCTGTACTTTCTGTGCATCAGGCCGGGCAGCGCGGGCGGTTTCGGGCGCGGCGATCTGATCCTGCTGCTTTGCGCTTTTCTGTTCAGCGCCCAGATCCTGCTGGTCAACCATTACGTTCAGTTCATCGACGGAATCTGGCTCTGCTGGATGCAGATGCTGGCGACCGCCGTGCTCGCGACGGCCGCGATGCTTCTCTTCGAGCATCCGGCGGCGCCCGCACTCCGGGCGGCCCTGCCTTCGCTTCTCTATGCGGGCGTGATGTCCAGCGGCGTCGCCTACACGTTTCAGATGATCGGCGAGGAGGGACTCGACCCGACGGTGGCGTCGCTGGCGATGTGCCTCGAGAGTGTGTTCAGCGCACTGGGAGGATGGCTCATTCTCGGTCAGACGCTGAACGGGCGGGAGACGGCAGGGTGCATCCTGATGTTCGCGGCGATCGTGCTGTCCCAGCTTCGTCTGCCGGCTGTGACGCGGCGGGAAAGGAGAGCCTAG
- the yfcE gene encoding phosphodiesterase, whose amino-acid sequence MYWMIASDIHGSALYCRTMLERFDEEKADRLLLLGDLLYHGPRNNLPDGYAPKEVIPMLNGRKDSLFTVRGNCEAEVDQMVLDFPCMAEYALIPAGTHMIYATHGHHASEQTPPPLAQGDVLLTGHTHVPACADHGTFTYLNPGSVSIPKEGSCRGYMTFDGSVFSWKRLDDGSVWKTWRLEA is encoded by the coding sequence ATGTACTGGATGATCGCATCGGATATTCACGGATCCGCGCTGTATTGCCGGACGATGCTGGAGCGGTTCGATGAGGAGAAGGCGGACCGGCTTCTCCTGCTGGGAGATCTGCTGTATCACGGTCCGCGGAATAATCTGCCGGATGGCTACGCGCCGAAGGAGGTGATCCCGATGCTGAACGGGCGGAAGGATTCGCTTTTCACCGTGCGGGGCAACTGCGAGGCGGAGGTGGACCAGATGGTGCTGGATTTCCCGTGCATGGCGGAGTACGCGCTGATCCCGGCGGGAACGCATATGATCTACGCGACGCACGGGCATCATGCCTCGGAGCAGACGCCGCCGCCCCTTGCGCAGGGGGACGTGCTGCTTACCGGGCACACGCATGTGCCGGCCTGTGCGGACCACGGGACATTCACGTATCTGAATCCCGGCTCGGTGTCGATCCCGAAGGAGGGAAGCTGCCGCGGTTATATGACCTTTGACGGATCCGTTTTCTCATGGAAGCGTCTGGACGACGGGTCTGTCTGGAAGACGTGGAGGCTGGAGGCATGA
- the feoB gene encoding ferrous iron transport protein B, whose translation MTLRELKEGQAATVTRVGGQGSLRQHFLDMGLIPGVEVRLVKFAPMGDPMELEIRGYELTLRLEEAAQIGIDGVHASAGESESVPRRFANQAEHPGLGEDGRYHVESPGQELPKGTVLTFALAGNQNCGKTTLFNQLTGSNQHVGNFPGVTVDRKSGVIRGYPDTLVTDLPGIYSLSPYSSEEIVSRQFILQSKPRGIINIVDATNIERNLYLTMQLMELDVPMVLALNMMDEMRGNGGYIRVNEMEKQLGIPVVPISAAKDEGIDELVRHAVHVAKYQESPGRKDFCSPTEDGGAVHRALHGVMHLIEDHAEAAGIPVRFAATKLIEEDPRIEEALKLEENEKETLEHIIRQMESERGLDRAAAIADMRFDFITHLVDQTVVKPSRSREAERSSRIDRFLTGKYTAIPAFIGIMALVFYLTFNVVGAWLQGLMETGIGRLEDVTAAAFSAWNVNPVIQSLVIGGIFEGVGAVLSFLPIIVTLFFFLSLLEDTGYMARVAFVMDKMLRKLGLSGRSIVPMLVGFGCTVPAVMSSRTLPSARDRKMTILLTPYFSCSAKLPIYGFFASAFFPGRAGLIMILLYLLGIVTGILHALLMKRTMFKGEATPFVMELPNYRMPSAKNVGMLLWDKTKDFLQRAFTIIFMATIVIWFLKSFSPSLTLLPDSRASESILAIIGSWIAPLFRPLGFGDWRVVTSLISGFMAKESVVATTSMLFGSTQKMLEVITPLGGAALLVFCLLYTPCIAAIASIRRELGRRWAYLVLLWQCLVAYAAAFAVHLIGMAAGL comes from the coding sequence GTGACACTTCGGGAACTGAAGGAAGGGCAGGCCGCTACGGTGACGCGTGTCGGCGGTCAGGGCTCGCTAAGACAGCATTTTCTGGATATGGGACTGATCCCGGGCGTGGAGGTTCGTCTGGTCAAATTCGCCCCGATGGGCGATCCGATGGAGCTTGAGATCCGGGGCTACGAACTGACGCTCCGGCTGGAGGAGGCGGCACAGATCGGGATTGACGGCGTGCACGCATCCGCCGGCGAATCGGAGAGTGTGCCCCGCCGTTTCGCCAATCAGGCGGAGCATCCGGGTCTCGGCGAAGATGGACGGTATCACGTGGAGTCCCCCGGTCAGGAGCTTCCGAAGGGAACCGTGCTCACTTTCGCGCTGGCGGGCAATCAGAACTGCGGCAAGACGACGCTGTTCAACCAGCTCACCGGATCGAACCAGCATGTGGGCAATTTTCCGGGCGTCACGGTGGACCGGAAGAGCGGCGTGATCCGCGGCTATCCGGATACGCTTGTGACCGACCTCCCGGGGATCTACTCGCTCTCCCCTTACAGCTCGGAGGAGATCGTCTCCCGGCAGTTCATCCTGCAGTCGAAGCCCCGCGGCATCATCAACATCGTGGACGCCACGAACATCGAGCGGAATCTTTATCTGACGATGCAGCTGATGGAGCTGGACGTGCCGATGGTGCTGGCCCTCAACATGATGGACGAGATGAGGGGCAACGGCGGCTACATCCGCGTCAACGAGATGGAGAAGCAGCTGGGGATTCCGGTGGTGCCGATCTCGGCGGCGAAGGACGAAGGCATCGACGAGCTGGTCCGCCACGCGGTGCATGTCGCGAAGTATCAGGAGAGCCCGGGGCGGAAGGACTTCTGTTCGCCGACGGAGGACGGGGGCGCCGTGCACCGGGCTCTGCACGGTGTTATGCATCTCATCGAGGATCACGCCGAGGCCGCGGGCATTCCGGTGCGTTTTGCCGCGACGAAGCTGATCGAGGAGGATCCCCGGATCGAGGAAGCGCTGAAGCTGGAAGAGAACGAGAAGGAGACGCTTGAGCACATCATCCGTCAGATGGAGAGCGAGCGCGGTCTTGACCGGGCGGCCGCCATCGCGGACATGCGGTTTGACTTCATCACGCATCTTGTGGACCAGACGGTCGTGAAGCCGTCGCGGAGCAGGGAGGCGGAGCGGAGCAGCCGCATCGACCGTTTCCTGACCGGAAAGTATACCGCGATTCCGGCGTTCATCGGCATCATGGCGCTTGTGTTCTACCTGACCTTCAATGTGGTCGGCGCCTGGCTTCAGGGACTGATGGAGACGGGGATCGGCCGGCTCGAGGACGTGACGGCGGCTGCATTTTCCGCATGGAACGTGAATCCCGTGATCCAGTCGCTCGTGATCGGCGGGATTTTCGAGGGGGTCGGTGCGGTGCTCTCGTTCCTGCCGATTATCGTGACGCTGTTCTTCTTCCTGTCGCTGCTGGAGGACACCGGCTATATGGCCCGGGTCGCTTTCGTGATGGACAAGATGCTGAGAAAGCTCGGTCTGTCCGGCCGCAGCATCGTGCCGATGCTGGTCGGCTTCGGATGTACCGTGCCGGCCGTGATGTCGAGCCGGACGCTGCCGTCGGCCCGCGACCGGAAGATGACGATTCTGCTGACGCCATACTTCAGCTGTTCGGCGAAGCTTCCGATCTATGGTTTCTTCGCCAGCGCGTTCTTCCCGGGCCGCGCGGGGCTGATCATGATTCTGCTTTATCTGCTCGGGATCGTGACCGGTATTCTGCACGCGCTCCTGATGAAGCGGACGATGTTCAAGGGGGAGGCGACGCCCTTCGTGATGGAGCTTCCGAATTACCGGATGCCGTCGGCGAAGAATGTGGGGATGCTGCTGTGGGACAAGACGAAGGATTTCCTGCAGCGTGCGTTCACGATCATCTTTATGGCGACGATTGTGATCTGGTTCCTCAAGAGCTTCAGCCCGTCCCTGACGCTGCTGCCTGACAGCCGTGCGTCGGAGAGCATTCTGGCGATCATCGGAAGCTGGATCGCCCCGCTGTTCCGTCCGCTGGGCTTCGGCGACTGGCGGGTTGTGACCTCGCTGATCTCGGGCTTTATGGCGAAGGAGTCGGTCGTGGCGACGACCAGTATGCTGTTCGGCAGCACGCAGAAGATGCTCGAGGTGATCACGCCGCTGGGCGGCGCCGCGCTGCTGGTGTTCTGTCTTCTCTACACGCCCTGTATCGCCGCCATCGCGTCGATCCGGCGCGAGCTGGGACGCAGGTGGGCGTATCTGGTGCTGCTCTGGCAGTGTCTCGTGGCCTACGCCGCAGCGTTTGCGGTTCATCTGATCGGGATGGCGGCCGGTCTCTGA
- a CDS encoding cytidine deaminase, producing MKAEEARAALGQETVRKLIRTAMQMRDRSYVPYSRFAVGAALLTADGTVYGGCNIENAAYTPTNCAERTAFFTAVAAGERHFRAIAIAGGPQGAEKLDFCPPCGVCRQVMMEFCDPEAFLIITARSTEEYRIHTLKAYLPDGFGPADLA from the coding sequence ATGAAGGCAGAGGAAGCGCGTGCGGCGCTCGGACAGGAGACTGTCAGGAAACTGATCCGGACCGCGATGCAGATGAGAGACCGGTCTTATGTGCCGTATTCCCGTTTCGCGGTGGGAGCGGCGCTGCTGACGGCGGACGGAACGGTCTACGGCGGATGCAATATCGAAAATGCAGCCTACACGCCGACCAACTGCGCAGAGCGCACGGCGTTCTTCACGGCGGTGGCGGCCGGCGAGCGGCATTTCCGGGCGATCGCGATTGCCGGCGGGCCGCAGGGGGCGGAGAAGCTCGATTTCTGTCCGCCCTGCGGCGTCTGCCGTCAGGTGATGATGGAGTTCTGCGATCCGGAGGCCTTCCTCATCATCACGGCGCGGAGCACGGAGGAATACCGGATCCATACGCTGAAGGCGTATCTGCCGGACGGTTTCGGCCCGGCGGATCTGGCGTAA
- the deoD gene encoding purine-nucleoside phosphorylase, with product MAERIPTPHNRGKKGDFADTVLMPGDPLRAKFIAGTYLENAELVTDVRNMLGYTGFWKGRRVSVMGGGMGMPSIGIYSHELFNFYDVKRIIRIGSTGSISERCHLMDLVIAEGACTNSNWMEMYRLGGTFAPIADWELLSRAAAVAKEQGTPVVVGNVLSEDQFYNDDPDYNKAWMKMGVLCLEMETAALYCEAARCGKQALSVLTVSDEILTGKQLSSKERETGFRKMMELALELA from the coding sequence ATGGCTGAACGGATACCGACCCCTCACAACCGGGGGAAAAAGGGCGATTTTGCGGACACGGTGCTGATGCCGGGCGATCCGCTGCGCGCAAAATTCATCGCCGGGACTTATCTTGAAAACGCGGAACTGGTGACGGATGTCCGGAACATGCTCGGCTACACCGGGTTCTGGAAGGGCCGCCGTGTTTCTGTGATGGGCGGCGGGATGGGAATGCCGTCCATCGGCATCTATTCCCATGAGCTGTTCAATTTCTATGATGTGAAGCGGATCATCCGGATCGGATCCACGGGCTCCATCAGCGAGCGCTGTCATCTGATGGATCTGGTGATCGCGGAGGGCGCCTGTACCAATTCCAACTGGATGGAGATGTACCGTCTGGGCGGCACGTTCGCGCCGATCGCCGACTGGGAGCTGCTGAGCCGCGCCGCCGCCGTCGCGAAGGAGCAGGGGACGCCGGTGGTCGTGGGCAACGTGCTTTCGGAGGACCAGTTCTACAATGACGACCCGGACTACAACAAGGCGTGGATGAAGATGGGCGTGCTCTGCCTCGAGATGGAAACGGCGGCGCTCTACTGCGAGGCTGCCCGCTGCGGAAAGCAGGCGCTGTCTGTCCTGACGGTGTCGGATGAGATTCTCACCGGAAAGCAGCTGAGTTCGAAGGAGCGGGAGACCGGTTTCCGGAAGATGATGGAGCTGGCTCTGGAGCTGGCGTAA
- the udp gene encoding uridine phosphorylase — protein MHYSEDPDRQYHIQVAKGEVGRYVILPGDPKRCAKIAAYFDQPRLIADSREFTTYTGFLDGVKVSVTSTGIGGPSASIALEELTNCGADTFLRVGTCGGMQLDVKSGDMVIAQGAVRMEGTSKEYAPIEYPALADYEVLSAMIEGARKVGAPYHVGVVECKDAFYGQHHPETMPVSYELLDKWQAWLRMGCLASEMESAALFIAGSFLRVRVGSLFLVMANQEREARGLDNPVVHDIDQPIRAAIEAIRVLIRRDGEKESPEKEG, from the coding sequence ATGCATTATTCGGAAGATCCTGACAGACAGTATCACATTCAGGTGGCGAAGGGCGAGGTAGGGCGTTACGTGATCCTTCCGGGGGATCCGAAGCGCTGCGCGAAGATCGCGGCGTATTTCGACCAGCCGCGTCTGATCGCGGACAGCCGTGAGTTCACGACTTATACCGGCTTTCTGGACGGCGTGAAGGTATCGGTGACCTCGACCGGAATCGGGGGGCCGTCCGCGTCGATTGCGCTCGAGGAGCTGACGAACTGCGGCGCGGATACGTTTCTCCGGGTGGGAACCTGCGGCGGCATGCAGCTCGACGTGAAGAGCGGGGACATGGTGATCGCGCAGGGCGCGGTTCGAATGGAAGGCACGAGCAAGGAATACGCGCCGATCGAGTACCCGGCTCTCGCCGACTATGAGGTGCTTTCGGCTATGATCGAAGGCGCCCGGAAGGTGGGCGCGCCTTACCATGTGGGGGTTGTGGAATGCAAGGACGCGTTCTACGGTCAGCACCATCCGGAGACGATGCCGGTGAGCTATGAGCTGCTCGACAAATGGCAGGCGTGGCTCAGGATGGGATGCCTTGCATCGGAGATGGAGTCCGCCGCGCTCTTCATCGCGGGGAGCTTCCTCCGGGTGCGGGTGGGCTCGCTTTTCCTGGTGATGGCGAATCAGGAGCGGGAGGCCCGCGGGCTCGACAATCCGGTGGTGCACGACATTGATCAGCCGATCCGGGCGGCCATCGAGGCGATCCGGGTGCTGATCCGCCGGGACGGGGAGAAGGAATCTCCTGAGAAGGAAGGGTAA